Below is a window of Candidatus Binataceae bacterium DNA.
TCTCGCAAGCGCGATGAAGAAGCCGATCCTCGTTGAAGGTCCGGCCGGAGTTGGCAAAACCGATCTCGCCAAGGTGCTCGCCGCATCGCTGGGTCTCGATATGATCCGGCTCCAGTGCTACGAGGGCCTCGACGAAGGCAAGGCGCTCTACGAATGGGAGTATGCCAAGCAGCTTCTCTATACTCAGATCCTGAAAGATAAAATTGGCGAGGTGCTGGAAGGCGCCAAGGGCATGAAAGAGGCGGTCGATCGGATCGCGCGCGAAGACGAAGTCTTCTTCTCGGAGCGCTTCGTGCTGCCGCGTCCGCTGCTCAAGGCGATCTCGAGCGAGAAGCAGAGCGTGCTTCTGATCGACGAGATCGACAAGGCCGACGCCGAGTTCGAGGCCTTCCTGCTCGAGCTGTTGTCGGATTTCCAGGTCACCGTGCCTGAGCTCGGAACCCTCAAGGCCAAGCATCTGCCGCTCGTCATCCTCACCTCGAACAACGCGCGCGAGATGTCCGACGCGCTCAAGCGCCGATGCCTTCATCTATATATCGACTTCCCCGATCGCGCCCAGGAACTCGCGATCATCAAGCTCAAGGTGCCCGAAGCCGCGCAGAAGCTGGCCGATGAAGTTGTCACCGTCGTGCAGTCGCTGCGCAAGCTCGATCTCAAGAAGACGCCCGGCATCAGCGAGACGCTCGATTGGGTAAAGGCGCTCACGCTGCTCAACGTGCAGAATCTCGATCAGGAGCTGGTGAACGAGACGCTCGACACGATCGTCAAGTACGAAGGCGACGTGCGCAAAGCGCAGGAAGAGCTCAAGGATTACGTCCGGCGGGTGCGCGCGCGACGCGGCGGCACCGAGACCGGCAGCGACAAGGATTTGCTGAACTAGGGCACACGCGATCCGAGGACGCGGAGGCCGCATGCAGGAAAAACTGGTCGAATTCGCAAATTTACTCCGTGAAAACGGCGTGCGTGTATCGCTCGCCGAGACGCTCGACGCCTTCGGCGCATCGGAAGTCACCGGACTCGGAGAGCGCGATATTTTTCGCTCCGCGCTGCGCTCGACGATGATCAAGCGCGCGAGCGAGCTGCCCGTTTTCGAAGAGCTGTTCGACGTCTATTTCTCCGGCCTTGGCGAGATCATCAAGCAGGCGAGCCAGGCCGTGCAGAATGCGCTCTCGATGTCCGACAAGGAATTTCAGAAGTTCCTCGAAGACATCGAGGAGATGCTGAAGAAAGAGGGCAAGAATCTTTCCGAGCTCGCCAAGCAGCTCCTGGAGAATAATTCCGGCGCGATCGAAAAGGCGCTCCAGGAAGCGGCGCGCGCGGTCAAGCTCCAGGGGATCGAGCGCACCATCGAGGAGAATTATTTCGCCCGCGCGCTCGCCCGTCAGCTCGGTCTCGACAAGATCGAAGCCGAGATCAAAGAGCTGCGCGAGCAGCTCGAGAAGATGGACATGGGCTCCGCGCTCAAGGCGAAGATGGAAGAGTATCTCGAGCGGCGGCTGAAAGCGCTCGAGGACATCATCCGCCGCTACGTGCGGATGGAGCGCGAGAAGCGCGACATCAAGCAGAAAGACGATCCGCGCCAGAGCCAGATCGGCGAGAAGAGCTTCTACTATCTGACCGAGGAAGAGCTGCGCAAAATGAACGAGGCGGTGCTGCGCCTCGCCCAGCGCCTGAAGAACGTCATCACCGTGCGCCGCAAGCGCGCCAAGAAGGGCCGCTTCGATATCAAGCGCACGCTGCGCAGCAATCTCCAAACCGGCGGCGTGCCGTTCAAGCTGCGCTTCGAGCGGCGCAAGAAAGAGAAGCCGCAGGTCGTCATCCTGTGCGACGTGTCGGATTCGGTGCGCAACGCTTCGCGCTTCATGCTGCAGTTCGTGTACTCGCTGCAGGATCTCTACTCGCGCGTGCGCAGTTATATCTTCGTCGCGGATATCGGCGAGGTCACCGATCACTTCCGCAACAACGATGTAAAAGATGCGTTGGATGTCGCGCTCAAGGGCGATATCATCAACGTGTACGCGCATTCGAATTTCGGTTACGCATTTCGCAGTTTCGTTTCGGATCATATTGGAGCGATCAACAAGCGCACGACGGTGATCGTGCTGGGCGACGCGCGCAACAACTACAATCTGCCGCACGACTGGTGCCTGCGTGAAATCAAGCAGCGCGCCAAGCGCGTCATCTGGCTCAATCCCGAGAGCCGCAATACCTGGGGCTTCGGCGACAGCGAGATGGATCGCTACGCCGTTCATTGTGATTTGGTAGAAGAGTGCCGCAATCTCAACCAGTTGTACCGCGTGGTGGATCGCTTGGTCGCAAGCTAAGAGCGCTGCGACAGGCGCTCGATCGGTTCATCAGGTTGACCATTGGACGGCTTTGGTCCAAGATTAATTTACCGAAGGCAGCACGGCCGATAAGCACGACGCGTCGCGCCGTCGAAGGACATTCAAAAGCGAGCCACTTTATGGCCGGTCATAGGGAAGATTTCATTCTGATGATGGTCGGTGGGATCACACTCGACCCTTCCACCAAGATGCCGATCGTCGTGCTGAAAGACCCCGACAACAAGCTCAATCTTCCCATCTGGATCGGCCCCCTCGAAGCGACTGCGATGGCGACCGAGCTCGAGGGTATCAAGCCTCAGCGCCCGATGACTCACGATCTGCTGCGCAACCTGTTGTCCGAATTTGGCGCGACGGTGGAGTCCGCCGAAATCACCGAGCTGCGCGACAATACTTACTACGCGCGGATCAATATGAAGACGCGCGAGGGCAGGGCGCTCGAGATCGATTCGCGTCCCTCCGACGCGATCGCGCTCGCGCTGCGCACCAAGTCACCCATTTACGTCGCCAAGAAGGTCCTTGAAGATTCCAGCGAGTTGCACGAGTCGCAGGGCGAGGCGACCGATGGCGGCGGCGCTAACGATCAGAACCTGGCCGGCGTATCGCGCGACAAATGGTCCGAGATTCTCGAGCGGATGTCGCCGGAAGATTTCAAATACAAAATGTAAGGAGAGCGGGGCGCCGGTCCTGCCTTCGATACCTGTCCTAACGGGCGGCGCCCGTCGAGAGTGATCAACGGATG
It encodes the following:
- a CDS encoding MoxR family ATPase, with the protein product MFSSIEDVIERFAQNNYIASRRIATVVYLASAMKKPILVEGPAGVGKTDLAKVLAASLGLDMIRLQCYEGLDEGKALYEWEYAKQLLYTQILKDKIGEVLEGAKGMKEAVDRIAREDEVFFSERFVLPRPLLKAISSEKQSVLLIDEIDKADAEFEAFLLELLSDFQVTVPELGTLKAKHLPLVILTSNNAREMSDALKRRCLHLYIDFPDRAQELAIIKLKVPEAAQKLADEVVTVVQSLRKLDLKKTPGISETLDWVKALTLLNVQNLDQELVNETLDTIVKYEGDVRKAQEELKDYVRRVRARRGGTETGSDKDLLN
- a CDS encoding VWA domain-containing protein, which gives rise to MQEKLVEFANLLRENGVRVSLAETLDAFGASEVTGLGERDIFRSALRSTMIKRASELPVFEELFDVYFSGLGEIIKQASQAVQNALSMSDKEFQKFLEDIEEMLKKEGKNLSELAKQLLENNSGAIEKALQEAARAVKLQGIERTIEENYFARALARQLGLDKIEAEIKELREQLEKMDMGSALKAKMEEYLERRLKALEDIIRRYVRMEREKRDIKQKDDPRQSQIGEKSFYYLTEEELRKMNEAVLRLAQRLKNVITVRRKRAKKGRFDIKRTLRSNLQTGGVPFKLRFERRKKEKPQVVILCDVSDSVRNASRFMLQFVYSLQDLYSRVRSYIFVADIGEVTDHFRNNDVKDALDVALKGDIINVYAHSNFGYAFRSFVSDHIGAINKRTTVIVLGDARNNYNLPHDWCLREIKQRAKRVIWLNPESRNTWGFGDSEMDRYAVHCDLVEECRNLNQLYRVVDRLVAS
- a CDS encoding bifunctional nuclease family protein produces the protein MAGHREDFILMMVGGITLDPSTKMPIVVLKDPDNKLNLPIWIGPLEATAMATELEGIKPQRPMTHDLLRNLLSEFGATVESAEITELRDNTYYARINMKTREGRALEIDSRPSDAIALALRTKSPIYVAKKVLEDSSELHESQGEATDGGGANDQNLAGVSRDKWSEILERMSPEDFKYKM